In the genome of Luteitalea sp., one region contains:
- a CDS encoding TonB-dependent receptor, protein MTTTQRDSGDLQPCLLPTTLHAIVLAGALLCLVGPAQAQPDDAAISGTVVDASGWVVPGASVILRRPAAGFERVQTTDSEGRYRFDRVPDGTYSLTARLPGFSVARRELVLGREPTVVDFTLRTGSFTEDLTSIDSRLVGSEEALRQTPGSVDILIRDALTASYVFTSNEALRKVPGVYSRDEEGLGLRPHIGIRGLNPGASTKALLLEDGVPTSYAPYGDNASTYHPPIERLSRVEVLKGSGQIAHGPVTVGGVINYITPDPPARRSTAVSLAGGSGDYFNGHLSFGGTFGSTGLLLDVMRKQSDGARESQHANLNDLTFKVASQLTPAQSVWFKVNYYREDAQLGLSGLRDLEYLDDPRQNPFSDEELEANRSGFTGAYRALLQNHIAFTTTAYVQVYRPEWWYQSRHSAQRPRPDPLCVDETDLSPQCGNEGRTSRYTVLGLQPRVRIDHAFFGLAQETDLGVRIHGEIQERDLVKGLTPTARNGVRLEDNRRTTNAVSAFLQHRFLLGRWTITPGVRVEHMQHERTNRLANDSTGVTGNTSLTEVVPGLGVAYSLGARITAFAGVHRGLAPPRAEDLINNDTGAAVDLEAERSWNSEVGARALLAPGVQLDVTVFQIDYDNQIIPANQAGGTDTTFVNAGSALHRGLETGLSFDSATLTRGSNNVYARLAGLWLPVARLTGARFAVVPDGEPVSVDGNRVPYAPETLTTFTVGYRRTALLDVQLEAQQVAEQFGDTLNTVPSSVNGQQGLIPGYTLWNAAATWYLSQPRLSLFVAVKNLADRTVIVDRSRGILPSAPRLVQAGMSWRF, encoded by the coding sequence ATGACGACAACGCAACGAGATTCGGGCGATCTTCAACCGTGCCTGCTCCCAACGACGCTCCACGCGATAGTGCTCGCTGGCGCACTCTTGTGTCTCGTAGGGCCCGCGCAGGCTCAACCCGACGACGCGGCGATCTCTGGGACCGTCGTTGACGCCTCCGGATGGGTCGTGCCCGGCGCCTCGGTCATCCTGCGGCGTCCCGCGGCCGGCTTCGAGCGAGTCCAAACGACCGACAGCGAGGGGCGCTATCGCTTCGACCGCGTGCCGGATGGCACCTATAGCCTCACGGCGCGGCTGCCCGGCTTCTCCGTCGCGCGAAGAGAGCTGGTGCTGGGCCGAGAGCCCACGGTCGTCGACTTCACGCTGCGGACCGGTTCCTTTACCGAGGATCTCACGTCGATCGACTCGCGGCTCGTCGGCTCCGAAGAAGCGCTGCGCCAGACGCCGGGATCGGTCGACATCCTGATTCGAGACGCGCTGACAGCCTCTTACGTCTTCACGAGCAACGAGGCGCTTCGCAAGGTGCCCGGTGTGTACTCCCGTGACGAAGAAGGGCTTGGGCTGCGCCCGCACATCGGGATCCGCGGCTTGAACCCTGGGGCCTCGACCAAAGCCCTGCTGCTCGAGGACGGCGTCCCGACCTCCTATGCTCCCTACGGCGACAATGCCAGCACCTATCACCCTCCCATCGAGCGACTGTCGCGAGTGGAGGTCCTCAAGGGCTCTGGACAGATCGCCCATGGGCCCGTGACGGTCGGCGGCGTGATCAACTACATCACGCCCGATCCACCGGCGCGCCGCTCGACCGCCGTGTCGCTCGCCGGCGGCAGCGGCGACTACTTCAACGGGCATCTCAGCTTCGGCGGCACGTTCGGCTCGACCGGCCTCCTGCTCGACGTGATGCGGAAGCAGAGCGACGGCGCCCGCGAGAGCCAGCACGCGAACCTGAACGATCTCACGTTCAAGGTGGCCTCTCAGCTCACGCCCGCCCAGAGCGTGTGGTTCAAGGTGAACTACTATCGCGAGGATGCACAGCTCGGCTTGAGCGGCCTCCGCGATCTCGAGTATCTCGACGATCCGCGCCAGAATCCCTTCAGCGACGAGGAGCTCGAGGCCAACCGCAGCGGCTTCACCGGCGCGTATCGTGCGCTGCTCCAGAACCATATCGCGTTCACGACGACGGCGTACGTCCAGGTCTATCGGCCCGAATGGTGGTACCAGTCGAGGCACTCGGCCCAGCGGCCGCGCCCGGATCCTCTCTGCGTCGATGAGACGGACTTGAGCCCGCAATGCGGGAACGAGGGGCGAACCTCCCGGTACACGGTGCTTGGGCTCCAGCCCAGGGTGCGCATCGATCACGCCTTCTTCGGCCTCGCCCAGGAGACCGACCTGGGCGTGCGGATCCATGGCGAGATCCAGGAGCGGGATCTGGTGAAGGGCCTGACGCCCACCGCGCGCAATGGCGTGCGGCTCGAGGACAACCGTCGCACGACCAATGCGGTCTCGGCCTTCTTACAACATCGCTTCCTGCTCGGGCGATGGACGATCACGCCAGGCGTGCGCGTCGAGCACATGCAGCACGAGCGAACCAACCGCTTGGCGAACGACAGCACCGGCGTGACCGGCAACACCAGCCTCACCGAGGTCGTGCCCGGTCTCGGCGTGGCGTACTCGCTGGGAGCGCGAATCACCGCGTTCGCAGGCGTGCATCGCGGCTTGGCGCCGCCGCGCGCGGAAGATCTCATCAACAACGACACGGGCGCCGCCGTGGACCTCGAAGCGGAGCGGAGCTGGAACAGCGAGGTCGGCGCGCGCGCCCTCTTGGCTCCCGGCGTCCAACTGGACGTGACCGTCTTCCAAATCGATTACGACAATCAGATCATTCCGGCCAACCAAGCTGGCGGCACCGACACCACGTTCGTCAACGCAGGCTCTGCGCTGCACCGCGGGCTCGAGACCGGTCTCAGCTTCGACAGCGCAACGCTCACCCGCGGATCGAACAACGTCTATGCTCGCCTCGCGGGTCTCTGGCTGCCGGTTGCACGGTTGACCGGCGCGCGCTTCGCCGTCGTTCCCGACGGTGAGCCCGTGAGCGTCGATGGAAATCGTGTCCCCTACGCACCCGAGACGCTCACGACCTTCACGGTTGGTTACCGGCGCACTGCCCTCCTGGATGTTCAGCTGGAAGCCCAGCAAGTGGCCGAGCAGTTCGGCGACACGCTCAACACCGTCCCCAGCAGCGTGAACGGGCAGCAAGGGCTCATCCCCGGCTATACGCTGTGGAACGCCGCCGCCACCTGGTATCTGAGCCAGCCCCGGCTCTCGCTCTTCGTTGCGGTCAAGAACCTCGCCGACCGCACCGTCATCGTCGACCGATCGCGGGGTATTCTGCCGTCGGCGCCGAGGTTGGTGCAGGCGGGGATGTCCTGGCGATTTTGA
- a CDS encoding substrate-binding domain-containing protein — MRPLAAFVSMLLSGALFASACSGGGSSDEFHIAVIPKGTTHEFWQSIHAGAVRAERELGKQGVRVRLTWKGPLREDDREQQIQVVEGFLSEGIDGLVLAPLDARALVRPVDEARRAGVPTVIIDSDLASDDTVSFVATNNHEGGVLAADRLGTLLEGQGTVLLLRYQEGSASTEARERGFVERLKQGYPGIELISSDQHAGPTRDTAKRASENLLNRFGSRLDGVFTVNENSTYGMLLALQDLGRVGKVRFVGFDASDAFVRAMQRDQLHGVVLQDPFEMGYRGVMTMVAHLQGKEVPRRIDTGVTLVTSENLETPESQALLHPPIDEYLR, encoded by the coding sequence ATGCGACCGCTCGCAGCTTTCGTCTCGATGCTTTTGTCTGGTGCGCTCTTTGCGAGCGCGTGCAGCGGAGGCGGCTCGTCCGACGAGTTCCACATTGCCGTCATCCCGAAGGGCACCACGCACGAGTTTTGGCAAAGCATACACGCCGGTGCGGTTCGCGCCGAGCGCGAGCTCGGGAAGCAGGGCGTGCGCGTGCGCCTGACGTGGAAGGGACCGCTGCGCGAGGACGACCGCGAGCAGCAGATCCAGGTCGTCGAGGGCTTTCTCAGTGAGGGCATCGACGGGCTGGTGCTCGCGCCGCTCGACGCCCGTGCCCTCGTGCGGCCCGTGGACGAGGCGCGGCGCGCCGGTGTGCCGACGGTGATCATCGACTCGGACCTTGCGTCGGACGACACCGTCAGCTTCGTGGCAACCAACAACCACGAAGGCGGTGTGCTGGCAGCCGACCGGCTCGGCACCTTGCTCGAGGGCCAGGGGACCGTGCTGCTCTTGCGGTATCAAGAAGGGTCGGCCAGCACCGAGGCGCGGGAGCGAGGCTTTGTCGAGCGTCTGAAGCAAGGCTACCCTGGTATCGAGCTCATCTCGTCAGACCAACACGCCGGTCCGACGCGCGACACGGCGAAGCGGGCGTCCGAGAATCTCCTCAACCGCTTCGGCTCACGGTTGGACGGCGTGTTCACGGTCAACGAGAACTCCACTTACGGGATGTTGCTGGCGCTGCAGGACCTCGGGCGTGTCGGTAAGGTGAGGTTTGTCGGCTTCGATGCAAGCGACGCGTTCGTCAGGGCCATGCAGCGCGACCAGCTGCACGGCGTGGTCTTACAGGATCCCTTTGAGATGGGATACCGAGGCGTGATGACGATGGTTGCACATCTGCAGGGCAAGGAGGTGCCGCGGCGCATCGACACCGGCGTGACGCTCGTGACGAGCGAGAACCTCGAGACTCCAGAATCCCAAGCGTTGCTCCACCCGCCAATCGACGAGTACTTACGGTAA
- a CDS encoding ATP-binding cassette domain-containing protein, giving the protein MLALSGIKKRFGPTVALDGVSLELRPGRVHALIGENGAGKTTLMNIASGALAPDAGTMSLDGRRYAPSSPLDARLAGVALIHQELSLCAHLTVAENILMGQEPTRGGLLDWEQFRRRAAEVLEQFHHPELRPDRRVADLPIAARQMVEISRAIAANASVVLMDEPTSSLPRADVDRLFALVRRLRDHGVAVVYISHFLEELREVAEDFTVLRDGRSVASGELASTGDAQIIGAMVGRSVDDVFPRRHRPAPGEVLLDVEHLAAPPALSDASFAVRRGEVLGIAGLVGAGRTEMLRALVGLDRASVGRVRVEGSDVAVSAVRPWEMLARGIGFLSEDRQREGLALALSVADNITCTRYATCARYGWIARPAQARQADHQMRALGIRAHSPAQRARTLSGGNQQKVALARLRHQNADIWLLDEPTKGIDIGSKVQIYEAIDEAASEKKGIVMVSSYLPELFGICDSLAVMSRGRLSSVRSIAEWTPERVLEVAIGS; this is encoded by the coding sequence GTGCTAGCCCTTTCTGGTATCAAGAAGCGCTTCGGGCCGACGGTGGCACTCGATGGTGTGTCGCTGGAGCTCCGCCCTGGGCGCGTGCACGCGCTGATTGGCGAGAACGGGGCCGGCAAGACCACGCTGATGAACATCGCGTCCGGCGCCCTCGCGCCGGATGCGGGCACGATGAGCCTCGACGGCCGGCGCTACGCGCCCAGCTCGCCGCTCGACGCCCGGCTGGCCGGCGTCGCGCTGATTCATCAGGAGCTGTCACTGTGCGCGCACCTCACGGTGGCAGAGAACATCCTCATGGGCCAGGAGCCGACGCGCGGCGGACTGCTCGATTGGGAACAGTTCCGCCGCCGTGCCGCTGAAGTCCTCGAACAGTTCCATCATCCGGAGCTGCGGCCAGACCGGCGTGTGGCGGATCTCCCCATCGCCGCGCGACAGATGGTCGAAATCAGCCGGGCCATCGCCGCGAATGCCTCCGTCGTGTTGATGGACGAGCCCACGAGCAGCTTGCCGCGCGCCGATGTCGATCGGCTGTTTGCCCTCGTGCGGCGGCTTCGCGACCATGGGGTCGCCGTCGTGTACATCAGCCACTTTCTCGAGGAGCTCCGCGAGGTGGCGGAGGATTTCACGGTGTTGCGCGACGGGCGGAGCGTCGCCTCCGGCGAGCTCGCCAGTACGGGCGACGCCCAGATCATTGGGGCGATGGTCGGGCGCTCGGTCGATGACGTCTTTCCGCGTCGCCATCGACCGGCCCCTGGGGAGGTGCTGCTCGACGTGGAGCACTTGGCGGCACCCCCGGCGCTGAGCGACGCGAGCTTCGCGGTGCGACGCGGCGAAGTGCTCGGGATCGCGGGGCTCGTCGGCGCGGGACGCACGGAGATGCTGCGCGCGCTGGTCGGTCTCGACCGCGCGAGCGTGGGGCGCGTGCGTGTCGAGGGCAGCGACGTTGCCGTGAGCGCAGTCCGCCCGTGGGAGATGTTGGCCCGCGGCATCGGCTTCCTGAGCGAGGATCGCCAGCGTGAGGGGCTCGCGCTGGCGCTCTCGGTCGCGGATAACATCACCTGCACGCGGTACGCGACCTGTGCGCGATACGGCTGGATCGCGCGGCCGGCACAAGCGCGCCAGGCCGACCACCAAATGCGTGCGCTCGGCATCCGCGCGCACAGTCCCGCGCAGCGGGCGCGCACGCTGTCGGGTGGAAATCAACAAAAGGTGGCGCTGGCCCGCTTGCGTCACCAGAACGCCGACATCTGGCTGCTGGACGAGCCGACCAAGGGTATCGACATCGGCAGTAAAGTGCAGATCTACGAGGCGATTGATGAGGCCGCCAGCGAGAAGAAGGGGATCGTCATGGTCAGCTCGTATCTGCCGGAGCTGTTTGGGATCTGCGATTCGCTCGCCGTGATGTCACGCGGCCGGTTGTCATCGGTCCGCTCGATTGCCGAATGGACGCCGGAACGGGTGTTGGAAGTGGCTATTGGAAGCTAG
- a CDS encoding amidohydrolase family protein encodes MRFRCVALLLLATAGLACSSSPPPGDTASAAESGAQAFVGARIIDGSGGQPIEEGVLVVRDGRIETVGALANQSLPADVHRIDVQGKTIMPGMINAHGHVNDVRGLESGPELYTRENITRQLGVYARYGVTTVFSLGGGGAAGVEVRNEQEADRRDMARFFLAGPVVTATDPDDARQAVDELAAMNVDLVKIRVDDNLGTSKKMPSAAYEAVIEQAHQQGLEVAAHVFYLEDAKQLLAAGADYIAHSVRDVAVDDELISQLKARDVCVCPTLMREVSTFVYETRPAFFDDPFFQREVDRTTMESLQAPAYQASIRQDPAAERYKRALDVAEANLERLVEAGVRIAFGTDTGPPGRFQGYFEHLELERMVEAGLTPMQAIVAATGDAARCMNIADRVGTLKAGLQADFLVLQRDPLEDIRNTRTLESVWIGGAQVRSR; translated from the coding sequence ATGCGATTCCGATGTGTGGCGCTCTTGCTGCTCGCGACGGCGGGCCTCGCGTGCTCTTCGTCGCCACCGCCCGGGGACACGGCCAGTGCAGCGGAAAGTGGTGCGCAGGCATTCGTCGGTGCGCGGATCATCGACGGAAGCGGCGGTCAGCCCATCGAGGAGGGGGTGCTCGTCGTGCGCGATGGTCGGATCGAGACCGTTGGAGCGCTGGCCAATCAATCTTTGCCAGCGGACGTGCATCGGATCGACGTGCAAGGCAAGACCATCATGCCTGGCATGATCAACGCGCACGGACACGTGAACGACGTCCGAGGCCTGGAGTCGGGACCCGAGCTCTACACGCGGGAGAACATCACGCGCCAGCTCGGGGTCTATGCGCGATACGGCGTGACAACGGTCTTCAGTCTCGGCGGAGGCGGGGCCGCCGGCGTGGAGGTACGGAACGAGCAGGAGGCGGATAGGCGCGACATGGCCCGGTTCTTCCTGGCCGGTCCCGTTGTCACCGCCACGGATCCGGACGACGCAAGACAGGCCGTCGACGAGCTGGCCGCCATGAACGTCGACCTCGTCAAGATTCGCGTGGATGACAATCTCGGCACCAGCAAGAAGATGCCGTCCGCCGCGTACGAGGCAGTCATCGAGCAAGCGCACCAACAGGGCCTCGAAGTGGCGGCACACGTCTTCTACCTCGAGGACGCCAAGCAGCTGCTCGCCGCGGGAGCCGACTACATCGCGCACAGCGTGCGCGACGTGGCGGTCGATGATGAGTTGATCAGCCAGCTAAAGGCGCGCGACGTCTGTGTCTGTCCGACGCTCATGCGCGAGGTGTCCACCTTCGTCTATGAGACGCGGCCGGCATTCTTCGACGATCCCTTCTTCCAGCGTGAGGTCGACCGAACGACGATGGAGAGCCTGCAGGCGCCGGCGTATCAAGCGTCGATACGACAGGACCCGGCCGCCGAACGCTACAAGCGCGCGCTCGACGTCGCGGAAGCGAACCTCGAACGGCTGGTGGAGGCTGGTGTTCGTATTGCGTTCGGAACCGACACCGGCCCACCCGGACGCTTCCAGGGCTACTTCGAGCATCTCGAGCTGGAGCGCATGGTCGAAGCGGGGCTCACGCCGATGCAAGCGATTGTCGCGGCCACAGGAGATGCCGCGCGCTGCATGAACATCGCGGATCGGGTGGGCACGTTGAAGGCTGGCCTGCAGGCCGACTTCCTCGTGCTTCAGCGCGATCCGCTCGAGGACATTCGCAATACACGCACGCTCGAGTCGGTCTGGATAGGAGGCGCGCAGGTGAGGTCACGATAG
- a CDS encoding ABC transporter permease — MRGGSQPKWLARLGPFLGLAAVILFFALLSDSPANYLSARNFRIVSAQTVIVALGAIGMTMIIVSGGIDLSVGSVVALTGVVTATALRAGWSPFSAVVAGVIVGGVVGAVNGLAITRLKVLPFIATLGMLGIARGVAKWLAGQQTVNFPDTWVNELAVTFPDPAWLVVAPGVWLALLLAVAAAFVLRNTVFGRRIFAIGSNEAAARASGVATDRIKVWIYMVAGLLFGLAGVMQMSRLRQGDPTVAIGSELDVIAAVVIGGGSLSGGEGSILGSMVGALIMAFLRNGSQQMGWPTFVQEIMIGVIIVLAVAVDGLRRSRAAQ, encoded by the coding sequence TTGCGAGGCGGTTCACAACCCAAATGGCTCGCGCGGCTTGGCCCGTTCCTCGGCCTCGCCGCCGTCATCCTATTCTTTGCGCTGTTGAGCGACTCGCCGGCCAACTACCTGTCGGCGCGCAATTTTCGGATCGTGTCCGCGCAGACGGTCATCGTGGCCCTTGGTGCGATCGGGATGACGATGATCATCGTGAGCGGCGGGATTGACCTGTCGGTCGGGTCGGTCGTAGCGCTCACCGGCGTGGTGACGGCCACCGCGCTCCGCGCTGGATGGTCGCCGTTTTCGGCGGTTGTTGCCGGGGTCATCGTCGGTGGCGTCGTGGGTGCGGTCAATGGTCTCGCGATCACGCGGTTGAAGGTGCTGCCGTTCATCGCCACGCTCGGAATGCTCGGTATCGCGCGTGGCGTCGCCAAGTGGCTGGCGGGGCAGCAGACCGTCAACTTCCCCGACACCTGGGTCAACGAGCTGGCGGTCACCTTTCCCGATCCCGCCTGGCTGGTGGTGGCGCCAGGGGTCTGGCTCGCGCTGCTCTTGGCGGTTGCTGCCGCCTTCGTCTTACGTAACACCGTGTTCGGCCGCCGGATCTTTGCCATCGGATCGAACGAGGCGGCTGCGCGGGCGTCCGGCGTGGCGACGGATCGGATCAAGGTCTGGATCTACATGGTTGCCGGGCTGCTCTTTGGTCTCGCGGGCGTGATGCAGATGTCGCGCCTCCGGCAGGGCGACCCAACGGTCGCCATCGGGAGCGAGCTCGACGTCATTGCGGCGGTCGTGATCGGTGGGGGGAGTCTGAGCGGCGGCGAGGGCAGCATCTTGGGCTCCATGGTTGGCGCGCTGATCATGGCGTTTCTGCGCAACGGCAGCCAACAAATGGGCTGGCCGACGTTCGTGCAGGAGATCATGATTGGCGTCATCATCGTCCTCGCCGTGGCGGTCGACGGCCTGCGCAGGTCCCGCGCAGCGCAGTAG
- a CDS encoding alcohol dehydrogenase catalytic domain-containing protein, whose amino-acid sequence MRAAVLCDVRRFEIRDVPTPDPSPRDVVIRVTAVGLCGTDFHIYEGRGNYNTDRLGQPIPLSRAPQILGHENTGVVETVGRDVHDLKPGDRVIVDQGINCVSAGRPTLCEYCASADSHQCERYQEHGLTGLPGGMAEQLVIPAVNCVRCDGGVPNAEAALVEPLACVVHAMEVAQQARGRYHLMPRRGEARARSLLVAGAGPAGLLFLQYLRRALGYDGHIFVAEPNPARRRLASSFGAEVIDPGAVDVVELMLDRTGGRRVEWLIDAAGVGALFRQMPLLTRKQATVLLYAHGQTDVELSVLNQLQFREPTLVATAGGSGGFDADGRPTVYRRALALIDEGTIEVSRFVTHRYRSLEQVPEAFGGPDRHSPDYIKAVLELD is encoded by the coding sequence ATGAGAGCCGCCGTCCTGTGCGATGTCCGCCGCTTCGAGATTCGTGATGTCCCGACGCCCGACCCATCACCACGTGATGTGGTCATTCGCGTGACGGCCGTTGGCCTCTGCGGAACCGACTTCCACATCTACGAGGGGCGCGGCAACTACAATACCGACCGTCTCGGACAGCCGATTCCCCTGAGTCGAGCACCGCAGATCCTGGGCCACGAGAACACCGGGGTCGTCGAGACGGTCGGCCGCGACGTGCACGATCTGAAGCCGGGCGACCGGGTCATCGTCGATCAAGGGATCAACTGTGTGAGCGCAGGACGCCCCACGCTCTGCGAATACTGTGCCTCGGCCGATTCTCATCAATGTGAGCGCTACCAGGAGCATGGTCTGACCGGGTTGCCGGGCGGCATGGCCGAGCAGCTGGTCATCCCGGCCGTGAACTGCGTTCGCTGCGACGGTGGCGTGCCGAACGCCGAAGCGGCGCTGGTGGAGCCGCTTGCCTGCGTGGTGCATGCGATGGAGGTCGCGCAGCAAGCACGGGGACGCTATCATTTGATGCCGCGGCGAGGTGAGGCTCGCGCCCGGAGCCTGCTCGTGGCGGGCGCCGGCCCGGCCGGGCTCTTGTTCCTTCAATACCTCCGCCGGGCGCTCGGTTACGATGGTCACATCTTCGTGGCCGAGCCGAACCCCGCCCGCCGGAGGCTTGCGTCGTCGTTTGGCGCCGAGGTCATCGATCCTGGGGCTGTGGACGTTGTCGAGCTGATGCTCGACCGGACGGGCGGCCGGCGGGTCGAGTGGCTGATCGACGCGGCGGGGGTCGGCGCACTATTTCGCCAGATGCCGTTGCTGACGCGCAAGCAGGCGACGGTCCTGCTCTATGCGCACGGACAGACCGACGTCGAGCTCAGCGTGCTCAACCAGCTCCAGTTTCGTGAGCCGACGCTCGTGGCGACCGCTGGCGGCTCGGGAGGCTTCGACGCGGACGGCCGGCCCACTGTCTACCGCCGGGCACTGGCGCTCATCGACGAGGGCACGATCGAGGTGAGCCGCTTCGTGACGCACCGCTATCGCTCGCTCGAGCAGGTGCCGGAGGCGTTCGGCGGTCCCGACCGCCACTCGCCTGATTACATCAAGGCCGTGCTGGAGCTGGATTGA
- a CDS encoding DUF839 domain-containing protein codes for MSDHGSNGHQHTNVDRRRFLTQGALVGAAVTAPLHALLARAEPNGRQEMGKRPPRRDCSPDYGPLQPANDATTGLPLLLLPAGFQYLTYGWTGDLLSDGTPTPAAHDGMAAFRSRGGRVRLVRNHEVGSSEETFATGLTYDPGAGGGTTTVEFDPRRGRFVGSWPSLSGTVRNCAGGPAPWGAWLTCEETLDEPTEENDLTLKHGYIFEVPVFGAATAEPLTAMGRLVHEAVAVDPHTGIVYETEDSGMSGFYRFIPNSRGRLVAGGTLQMLAIAGRPQYDTATGQRQGEQLDAEWVTIDRPDPNLPDEPQVFEQGWAKGGARFARLEGAWYGNGSVFFVSTSGGDAEEGQIWEYEPMSETLRLVFESPSAEVLNAPDNICVSPRGGLVLCEDGGGTEFLHGLTTDGYVFRFAQNNVILSGERNGISGDFTGSEFAGATFSPDGRWLFFNIQSPGITFAVTGPWRAGAL; via the coding sequence ATGTCGGATCATGGGTCGAACGGTCATCAGCACACCAACGTCGATCGCAGGCGGTTCTTGACGCAAGGAGCGTTGGTTGGCGCCGCGGTCACTGCACCACTTCACGCCCTCTTGGCGCGTGCCGAGCCGAACGGACGGCAGGAGATGGGGAAGCGTCCGCCTCGGCGCGATTGCAGTCCAGACTATGGCCCGCTCCAACCGGCGAACGACGCCACCACTGGCCTGCCGCTCCTCTTGTTACCGGCGGGGTTTCAATATCTGACTTACGGGTGGACCGGGGACCTCCTCAGTGACGGCACGCCAACGCCGGCAGCGCACGACGGCATGGCCGCGTTTCGCTCGCGTGGCGGCCGTGTGCGACTTGTACGGAACCACGAGGTTGGTTCCAGCGAAGAGACGTTTGCCACGGGGCTGACGTATGACCCGGGGGCGGGCGGCGGCACGACGACGGTGGAGTTCGACCCGAGGCGCGGCCGCTTCGTCGGCAGCTGGCCGAGCCTGAGCGGCACGGTGCGTAACTGCGCCGGTGGCCCCGCGCCGTGGGGAGCGTGGCTCACATGTGAAGAGACGCTGGACGAGCCGACCGAGGAGAACGACCTGACGCTGAAGCACGGCTACATTTTCGAGGTACCGGTCTTCGGCGCGGCAACGGCCGAGCCGCTCACGGCGATGGGCCGCCTCGTGCACGAAGCGGTCGCGGTCGATCCGCACACGGGCATCGTGTACGAGACCGAAGATTCCGGCATGTCTGGCTTCTATCGATTCATTCCCAATAGCCGCGGTCGCTTGGTTGCGGGCGGCACCCTCCAAATGCTGGCGATTGCCGGCCGGCCACAATACGACACCGCAACCGGCCAGCGGCAGGGAGAGCAGCTCGACGCGGAATGGGTGACGATCGATCGGCCGGATCCGAACCTGCCCGACGAACCGCAGGTCTTCGAGCAGGGCTGGGCGAAAGGGGGCGCACGTTTCGCGCGCCTCGAAGGCGCCTGGTACGGTAACGGCAGTGTCTTCTTCGTTTCGACGAGCGGCGGGGACGCCGAAGAAGGCCAGATCTGGGAATACGAGCCGATGAGCGAGACGCTGCGGCTCGTATTCGAATCGCCCAGCGCCGAAGTACTCAACGCGCCGGACAACATCTGTGTCAGCCCGCGGGGAGGGCTGGTGCTCTGCGAAGATGGCGGCGGCACCGAGTTTCTCCACGGCCTGACCACGGACGGCTACGTCTTCCGCTTTGCACAGAACAACGTGATCCTCAGCGGCGAGCGCAACGGCATCAGCGGCGACTTCACCGGCTCCGAGTTCGCGGGCGCGACGTTCAGCCCGGACGGCCGCTGGTTGTTCTTCAACATCCAGTCACCGGGCATCACCTTCGCCGTTACCGGACCGTGGCGGGCTGGGGCGTTGTAG